Proteins from one Chitinophaga oryzae genomic window:
- a CDS encoding non-ribosomal peptide synthetase, whose product MPSLNTNDILALLQQATENGVTISFEDDSLLLNIADDRELDESFLAKLKEHKVRLIEYLKQQDNEQDYTTTITPLAGIFEGHVPLSFGQERLWFIDQLEGSVQYHLRGAFRISGRLDTASLERTFQAIVNRHEILRTVILQEEGRPYQHVLEKDRWHLGFTADTSETADAIQLSACIGTLINAPFDLGRDHPLRVHLIRLSAEEHILVIVIHHIAVDGWSMSILFNEVEELYAVYSGGRTDTTPPLPVQYADYALWQRKHLRGRFLENKLDYWRKKLSGTALLELPGDGSRGVRKSTNGALIPFKIDKELTGRLRLLSREQNVTLYMTLLATFKVLLHRYSGQDDICVGCPVDGRLQEEAEGLIGFFVNTLALRSDLGNNPAFTDLLQQVKETTVGAYEHQEVPFEKIVDAVVTNRDLSRAPLFQVVFGLEKMSDNFMLRLGGLTVKTEEIEHTTTLFDLNFSAVENPDGIDVNLEYCSDLFTRQTIIRLWGHFEQLLRSVVAAPQEKIGLLPMLTAGEREQLLGTFNAAAVGYPREKTMVDLLIEQALRTPDAVAVSLDGTTLTYGELHARSNQLAHHLREKGVEEDTLVPICLERSPEMIIGILGILKAGGAYVPVDPDYPEERVRFIIEDTAARVVVTSSACKDKLKTNRKDIVLVAADKKLRTPAAYKTAPPVTSLRPSNLAYVIYTSGSTGNPKGVLIEHRNVVRLFETEAPLYDFNSADVWTMFHSFCFDFSVWEMYGALFYGGRLVIVPKPVAQDAMAFGELLLREKVTILNQTPSAFYVLQDYLTGATDTVPVRYVIFGGEALNPGKVQPWLQRYGNCRLINMYGITETTVHVTYQPIALHHANSGSVIGVPIPTLSLYILDPYGGLVPPGVAGELHVGGAGLARGYLHRPDLTATRFVADPFSHEPGARMYRTGDLGRWLPDGTVEYLGRIDDQVKIRGFRIELGEIESVMTKCKLVNQAVVLAKADGKGNKRLIGYVVPNGVYDKAAILAYLKEQLPEYMVPAILIALDKLPLTRNGKVDKKALPDADAGAVLTNEYIAPHTATEQALALIWKDLLGVERVGLNDNFFELGGDSIITIQVVSRARRAGYHLHPRDLFLHQTIGGLAAMLGAGQETVHAGEQGTLTGESGLLPIQQWYFDSEPPTVSYYNQGLSIAVDKHITPEAMANAVAGLVRYHDALRFTCQQGATGWTQRYGTAEGSLEVADLRATPVAAMQEQLLSYANAAHRSLDIATGDLLHATLLLTPSTEAHNYLLLAIHHLAVDGVSWRIILEDLALLLKNKDNKQAEAVLGAKGASVRQWREALAGYGSQALLSGQPAYWEKITGHYAPLSKQKTNVRPATLKDIRTRQVRLDAAKTTALLQEAPKPIIPPSTIYCCAHWRRP is encoded by the coding sequence ATGCCCAGTTTAAATACTAACGATATTTTAGCCCTGTTGCAGCAGGCAACTGAAAATGGGGTCACAATATCTTTTGAAGACGATAGCCTGTTACTGAATATAGCGGATGACAGGGAACTCGATGAGTCGTTTCTTGCGAAACTAAAGGAACATAAAGTCAGGCTGATCGAATACCTGAAGCAACAGGATAACGAACAGGATTACACGACGACGATCACTCCGCTGGCTGGTATCTTTGAAGGACATGTTCCTCTGTCTTTTGGCCAGGAACGCCTCTGGTTCATTGATCAGCTGGAAGGGTCGGTGCAATATCATTTGAGAGGCGCGTTCCGTATCAGCGGCCGCCTGGACACAGCTTCGCTGGAACGCACTTTTCAGGCGATCGTGAACCGCCACGAAATACTGAGGACGGTCATCTTACAGGAAGAAGGCCGGCCGTACCAGCATGTGCTGGAAAAAGACCGGTGGCATCTTGGCTTTACGGCTGATACGAGCGAGACCGCAGATGCCATACAACTGAGCGCCTGCATCGGCACGTTGATCAATGCTCCTTTCGACCTGGGCCGGGACCATCCGCTCCGTGTACATCTCATCAGGCTGTCGGCAGAAGAACATATTCTGGTGATAGTCATTCACCATATTGCGGTAGACGGCTGGTCCATGTCCATCCTGTTTAATGAAGTGGAGGAACTGTACGCCGTTTATTCCGGTGGCCGTACAGACACGACACCGCCGCTTCCTGTTCAATATGCAGACTATGCGCTGTGGCAGCGTAAACACCTGCGGGGCCGCTTCCTGGAAAACAAACTGGACTACTGGCGAAAAAAGTTGTCCGGCACCGCTTTACTGGAGCTGCCGGGAGACGGTAGCCGGGGTGTCCGGAAAAGTACCAACGGCGCCTTGATCCCTTTCAAAATAGATAAGGAGCTGACCGGCCGGCTGCGGCTACTTTCCCGCGAACAGAACGTCACGCTGTACATGACCCTGCTGGCAACATTTAAAGTGCTGCTGCACCGCTATAGCGGACAGGATGACATCTGCGTAGGTTGCCCCGTTGACGGCAGGTTGCAGGAAGAAGCGGAAGGACTGATCGGATTCTTTGTAAATACGCTCGCCCTGCGCAGCGACCTTGGCAATAATCCTGCCTTTACTGACCTGCTGCAACAGGTAAAAGAAACAACAGTGGGTGCTTATGAACACCAGGAAGTGCCGTTTGAAAAGATAGTGGATGCGGTGGTCACCAACCGGGACCTTAGCAGAGCGCCGTTGTTCCAGGTCGTTTTTGGCCTGGAGAAAATGTCGGACAACTTTATGCTCCGCCTCGGTGGTTTGACTGTTAAGACTGAAGAGATCGAACATACGACCACGTTGTTCGATCTGAATTTTTCTGCCGTAGAAAATCCGGACGGTATCGATGTGAACCTGGAATATTGCAGCGATCTGTTCACCCGGCAGACGATTATCCGCTTATGGGGGCATTTCGAACAACTGTTGCGCAGCGTTGTAGCGGCGCCGCAGGAGAAAATCGGGCTGCTGCCGATGCTGACTGCCGGTGAAAGAGAACAGTTGCTGGGAACATTCAACGCTGCTGCTGTCGGTTATCCCAGGGAGAAAACCATGGTAGACCTGCTGATAGAACAGGCGCTTCGTACGCCCGATGCCGTTGCAGTATCACTGGACGGAACGACGTTGACCTACGGTGAATTACATGCGCGCTCCAACCAGCTGGCGCATCACCTGCGGGAAAAGGGAGTGGAAGAAGATACGCTTGTGCCTATCTGCCTGGAGCGTTCTCCGGAGATGATCATCGGTATCCTGGGTATCCTGAAAGCCGGCGGCGCCTACGTGCCTGTCGATCCGGATTACCCGGAAGAGCGGGTCCGCTTTATTATCGAAGATACCGCTGCCAGGGTAGTAGTGACCAGCAGTGCCTGCAAGGACAAACTAAAAACCAACCGCAAAGATATCGTGCTGGTGGCCGCAGATAAGAAGCTGCGTACGCCTGCCGCATACAAAACGGCGCCGCCGGTCACATCATTGCGGCCGTCTAACCTCGCTTACGTGATCTATACCTCCGGTTCTACCGGTAACCCCAAAGGCGTGCTCATTGAGCATCGCAACGTAGTGCGGCTGTTTGAGACCGAGGCGCCGTTGTATGATTTTAACAGCGCAGACGTCTGGACGATGTTCCACTCTTTCTGCTTCGACTTCTCCGTCTGGGAAATGTACGGCGCGCTGTTCTATGGCGGCCGCCTCGTGATAGTGCCTAAGCCGGTAGCGCAGGATGCGATGGCTTTCGGGGAACTGTTGCTGCGGGAGAAGGTGACCATCCTCAACCAGACGCCTTCCGCTTTTTACGTCCTGCAGGACTACCTGACCGGCGCCACGGATACCGTGCCGGTGCGGTATGTGATCTTTGGCGGAGAAGCATTAAACCCCGGAAAGGTACAGCCCTGGCTGCAACGATACGGCAACTGCCGGCTGATCAATATGTACGGCATTACAGAAACTACGGTGCACGTCACCTACCAGCCGATCGCATTACATCATGCCAACAGCGGCAGCGTTATCGGGGTACCTATTCCTACCCTGAGCCTGTACATCCTGGACCCCTACGGCGGACTGGTACCCCCCGGCGTAGCCGGAGAGCTGCATGTGGGCGGCGCCGGGCTGGCGAGAGGATACCTTCATCGTCCGGACCTAACGGCAACACGGTTTGTCGCCGACCCGTTCAGCCATGAACCCGGCGCCCGTATGTACCGTACCGGTGACCTCGGCCGCTGGCTGCCGGATGGAACAGTGGAATACCTCGGTCGTATAGACGACCAGGTGAAAATACGCGGATTCCGTATCGAGCTGGGAGAGATAGAAAGCGTGATGACCAAATGTAAGCTGGTCAACCAGGCGGTAGTGCTGGCGAAGGCCGATGGCAAAGGCAACAAACGGTTGATTGGTTATGTGGTGCCCAACGGCGTATACGACAAAGCCGCTATCCTGGCCTACCTGAAAGAACAGCTGCCGGAATACATGGTGCCGGCCATTCTCATAGCATTGGATAAACTACCGCTTACGCGTAACGGTAAGGTTGATAAAAAAGCGTTGCCCGATGCCGACGCGGGTGCTGTGCTGACGAATGAATATATAGCGCCGCATACTGCCACAGAACAGGCGCTGGCCCTCATATGGAAGGACCTGCTCGGGGTAGAACGGGTAGGGCTAAACGATAATTTTTTTGAGCTGGGCGGTGACTCTATTATTACCATCCAGGTGGTGAGCCGCGCCCGTCGTGCAGGCTACCACCTGCATCCCCGCGATCTCTTCCTGCACCAGACCATCGGCGGCCTCGCTGCCATGCTGGGCGCCGGGCAGGAGACAGTACATGCAGGGGAACAAGGCACGCTCACCGGCGAAAGCGGTTTGTTGCCGATTCAGCAATGGTATTTTGATAGCGAACCGCCTACGGTGTCTTACTATAACCAGGGACTGTCGATAGCGGTAGATAAACATATTACGCCGGAAGCCATGGCCAACGCCGTAGCAGGACTGGTGCGTTATCACGACGCGCTGCGTTTTACCTGTCAGCAGGGCGCCACCGGCTGGACACAGCGCTATGGTACTGCGGAAGGCAGCCTGGAAGTGGCAGATCTCCGCGCTACCCCGGTGGCGGCCATGCAGGAACAGCTGCTGTCGTACGCTAACGCGGCCCATCGCAGCCTGGATATTGCCACCGGCGATTTATTGCACGCCACCCTGCTCCTGACACCTTCGACGGAAGCACATAACTATTTGTTACTGGCTATCCATCACCTGGCGGTAGATGGCGTGTCCTGGAGAATTATACTGGAAGACCTGGCATTATTGCTGAAAAATAAAGACAACAAACAGGCGGAAGCTGTGCTGGGTGCTAAAGGCGCTTCTGTGCGCCAATGGCGGGAAGCGCTGGCGGGCTATGGAAGCCAGGCGTTGCTGTCCGGTCAGCCGGCTTATTGGGAGAAAATTACCGGCCACTATGCGCCGCTAAGCAAACAGAAAACCAATGTGCGGCCTGCTACGCTGAAGGATATACGCACACGGCAGGTACGGCTGGATGCTGCAAAAACAACCGCGCTGCTGCAGGAAGCCCCAAAGCCTATCATACCGCCATCAACGATATACTGCTGTGCGCACTGGCGCAGGCCGTAG
- a CDS encoding pyridoxal-phosphate dependent enzyme, translated as MLQQLEKLSAFIGNTPLISLRNTNTPLWAKLEYNNFSGSSKDRAGYSIIYNGIKAGHINKDTTIIASSSGNLAIAVASICKMLDLKFIPVIDPNINSAYEALLNILSYKVVKITERDHTGGYLLTRIDTVNRLHTTIENSFIADQYGDPNNYKGYYGLTKEILACPEPIDYVFVAVSSSGAITGISSSIKAERPDIKIVGVDVEGSVIFNAPPVKRYISGIGASQVPPIIKNALIDDVVILSQTDIVKGCLELLNEQVIFAGASSGAVYLAAKNYFRQQSFPKPPNSLLVFPDKGHSYLDTIYNPEWAAQLAHKLQSATVA; from the coding sequence ATGCTACAGCAGCTTGAAAAGTTGTCCGCTTTTATCGGCAACACCCCCCTCATTTCCCTCCGGAATACCAACACCCCTTTGTGGGCTAAACTGGAGTATAACAATTTCTCCGGCAGCTCTAAAGACCGCGCCGGTTACAGCATTATCTACAACGGTATCAAAGCCGGCCATATCAACAAAGATACCACCATCATCGCGTCCAGCTCCGGTAACCTCGCTATTGCCGTGGCTTCCATCTGTAAAATGCTAGACCTGAAATTTATCCCGGTGATAGATCCGAACATCAACAGCGCTTACGAAGCGCTGCTGAATATCCTCTCCTATAAGGTGGTGAAGATCACAGAACGCGATCATACCGGCGGATACCTGCTCACCCGCATAGATACCGTCAACCGCCTGCATACCACCATCGAAAATTCTTTTATCGCCGATCAATACGGCGATCCCAATAATTACAAAGGCTATTACGGACTGACAAAAGAAATCCTGGCTTGTCCGGAGCCCATCGACTACGTGTTTGTGGCGGTAAGCTCCAGCGGCGCCATCACGGGCATCTCCAGCAGTATTAAAGCGGAGCGCCCTGATATTAAAATAGTAGGGGTAGATGTAGAAGGTTCCGTGATCTTCAACGCGCCGCCGGTAAAAAGATACATCTCCGGTATCGGCGCCAGCCAGGTGCCGCCTATCATAAAAAACGCCCTCATAGATGATGTGGTGATCCTTTCACAAACAGATATCGTGAAAGGCTGCCTCGAATTGCTTAATGAACAGGTGATCTTTGCGGGGGCTTCTTCCGGCGCCGTATATCTTGCCGCTAAAAATTATTTCCGTCAGCAGTCCTTTCCCAAACCTCCGAATTCACTGCTCGTCTTCCCCGACAAAGGCCATTCCTACCTGGACACGATCTACAATCCGGAGTGGGCGGCGCAACTGGCGCATAAGCTGCAATCGGCCACTGTCGCTTAA
- a CDS encoding MBL fold metallo-hydrolase: protein MSDKKVYLKPNVVLEPLYDRWYAWSHLISPATAAMNTIGRHLTIMDSYLDDPAIHAEAVLNPKMKGGPFMDFNGGRVAEVSALKEDILKRQHRTIEFAKACKELDRILAAEGKGFGLEPLYEKVPDILKGYVELCYDRNNNADYRFFESLLYKSEFYNKEAQSIALWITNNDHRPFCLSTPRLDEPDVLHLNIPFDHPGIDAISRMKRTARPLSEIKAIFGITPEQEALFDTFFTETPPPAYKRYTGDKIRMRYFGHACILVETKDVSILVDPLISYYGYESSIDHFSDADLPDVIDYVLITHNHQDHILFETLLPLRHKIRNLIVPRTCSGKLEDPDLKLMFNNIGFDNVVAVDPMETIEFVDTTITGLPFTGEHCDMSILTKSCFLVQISGFKLLFLADSRIVESALYKLIHNQIGDVDVLFLGMECDGAPLTWLYGPLLTKKITRDQDSSRRLAGSDCPKGMALVNIFHPKEAYVYAMGMEPWLEFISSIVYTDESNPIIQSNKLVKECEAKGIIAERLYGEKELLYNRKEALVAEEQ, encoded by the coding sequence ATGAGCGACAAAAAAGTATACCTCAAGCCCAACGTAGTGCTGGAACCATTGTATGACCGGTGGTATGCCTGGAGTCACCTGATCTCTCCGGCAACAGCAGCCATGAACACCATCGGACGCCACCTCACCATCATGGACTCTTACCTCGACGATCCCGCTATCCATGCGGAAGCCGTGCTGAATCCGAAAATGAAAGGCGGTCCCTTCATGGACTTCAACGGCGGAAGGGTAGCGGAAGTGAGTGCCCTGAAAGAAGATATCCTGAAACGCCAGCACCGGACCATCGAATTCGCTAAAGCCTGTAAAGAACTGGACAGAATACTGGCCGCAGAAGGCAAAGGCTTCGGACTGGAACCCCTGTACGAAAAAGTGCCGGACATCCTCAAAGGCTATGTGGAACTGTGTTACGACCGCAATAATAATGCAGACTACCGTTTCTTCGAATCACTCCTGTATAAAAGTGAATTCTATAATAAAGAGGCACAGAGCATCGCCCTGTGGATCACCAACAACGACCACCGGCCTTTCTGCCTCAGTACGCCCCGGCTCGATGAACCGGATGTGCTGCATCTCAACATCCCCTTCGATCACCCGGGTATTGACGCCATCAGCCGCATGAAACGGACGGCACGCCCCCTGTCGGAGATCAAAGCGATTTTCGGCATCACCCCGGAGCAGGAGGCGCTGTTTGACACCTTCTTTACGGAAACGCCGCCGCCAGCCTATAAACGGTATACCGGCGACAAAATCCGCATGCGCTATTTCGGTCACGCCTGTATCCTCGTGGAAACAAAAGACGTGAGCATCCTCGTAGACCCGCTGATCAGCTACTATGGCTATGAAAGCAGTATCGACCACTTCTCCGATGCCGACCTGCCGGATGTAATTGATTACGTGCTGATCACGCACAACCACCAGGACCACATCCTCTTCGAAACGCTGCTGCCCCTGCGTCATAAAATCAGGAACCTGATAGTGCCGCGTACCTGCAGCGGCAAGCTGGAAGACCCGGATCTGAAGCTGATGTTCAACAATATCGGCTTCGATAATGTAGTGGCGGTAGATCCGATGGAAACCATCGAATTTGTGGATACCACCATCACCGGCCTGCCTTTCACCGGTGAACACTGCGATATGAGCATTCTCACCAAATCCTGTTTCCTGGTACAGATCAGCGGTTTCAAACTGTTGTTCCTCGCCGACTCCAGGATCGTGGAATCTGCCCTTTATAAACTAATTCATAACCAGATCGGGGACGTGGACGTGCTGTTCCTTGGCATGGAATGCGACGGCGCTCCGCTCACATGGCTGTACGGCCCGCTGCTGACCAAAAAGATCACCCGGGACCAGGACAGCAGCCGCAGGCTCGCAGGATCCGACTGCCCGAAAGGGATGGCGCTGGTGAATATCTTCCACCCGAAAGAAGCTTATGTATATGCCATGGGGATGGAACCCTGGCTGGAATTTATCAGCAGCATCGTATATACCGACGAATCCAACCCGATCATCCAGTCCAACAAACTGGTAAAGGAATGTGAAGCGAAAGGCATCATCGCTGAACGGCTGTATGGAGAAAAAGAGCTCCTGTACAACAGAAAAGAAGCATTGGTGGCGGAAGAGCAGTAA
- a CDS encoding thioesterase II family protein, whose protein sequence is MEKINLFCLPFAGGSKYSYRLYEEHLPSFLNLIPLEYPGRGTRMSEPLKEDIRQLVNDLYQQVEHKIDKAPYAIYGHSMGGLLCYLLARKIREEGRMPPLHLFITGTSGPAALSRTEKKRHLLDKKSFIEEVRNLNGSPDEILQNDELLDFIEPILRADFKVSENYAHIRHEPLDIPVTVITGTREDMKHEDIRLWQQETHKPVDFRRMPGHHFFIFKYPYEIVSIIAKKLLVHHKSYQL, encoded by the coding sequence ATGGAGAAAATCAATCTTTTCTGTCTGCCCTTTGCCGGAGGTAGCAAGTACTCCTACCGGTTGTATGAAGAACACCTGCCATCTTTCCTGAACCTTATCCCGCTGGAATATCCCGGCAGAGGTACGCGGATGAGTGAACCCCTGAAAGAAGATATACGGCAGCTGGTGAATGACCTCTATCAGCAGGTTGAGCATAAAATTGACAAGGCGCCCTACGCCATCTACGGACACAGCATGGGGGGACTGCTCTGTTATCTCCTGGCCCGCAAAATCAGGGAAGAAGGCCGCATGCCACCCCTGCATCTTTTTATCACCGGCACCTCCGGGCCCGCAGCACTGTCAAGAACAGAGAAGAAAAGGCACCTGCTGGATAAAAAATCTTTTATCGAGGAAGTCCGTAATCTCAACGGAAGCCCTGATGAAATACTGCAGAACGATGAACTGCTGGATTTTATAGAGCCCATCCTGCGCGCTGACTTCAAAGTGTCGGAGAATTACGCCCATATCCGCCACGAACCATTGGATATACCCGTTACCGTTATCACCGGAACGAGAGAAGATATGAAACACGAAGATATCCGCCTGTGGCAACAGGAAACCCATAAGCCGGTCGATTTCCGCCGAATGCCCGGTCATCACTTTTTTATCTTCAAATACCCCTACGAGATCGTCAGCATCATCGCCAAAAAATTACTTGTACATCACAAATCATATCAATTATGA
- a CDS encoding UpxY family transcription antiterminator, with product MSISVNGWYVVYTKPRHEKKVAAFLSTLNIVNFLPTARILRAWKDRKKFIDAPLFPSYLFIYLEDLETYYRVLSLEAVLYYVKTGKEVVKVKEDVIHSIRLVTQQTSNIDIEVSDDYFLPGKQLMIKDGILCGLVCEVVEVKGERKFLVRVNMLQKNILVAVSGEYLDSIAL from the coding sequence ATGAGCATTTCCGTAAATGGCTGGTATGTGGTGTATACCAAGCCCCGTCACGAAAAAAAAGTTGCCGCTTTTTTGTCAACTTTGAATATTGTCAACTTTTTACCTACAGCCAGAATTTTACGCGCGTGGAAAGACCGGAAAAAATTCATTGACGCTCCATTATTTCCTTCTTACCTCTTTATTTATCTGGAGGACCTGGAAACCTATTACAGGGTGCTAAGCCTGGAAGCTGTGTTATATTATGTGAAAACAGGTAAGGAGGTGGTAAAGGTGAAGGAAGACGTGATTCATAGTATCCGGCTGGTTACCCAACAGACAAGTAATATCGATATTGAGGTATCGGATGATTATTTTCTGCCCGGAAAACAATTGATGATCAAAGATGGAATACTATGCGGCCTCGTCTGCGAGGTGGTGGAAGTAAAAGGCGAACGGAAATTTCTGGTAAGGGTGAATATGCTGCAGAAGAATATTCTGGTGGCCGTATCTGGAGAATACCTCGATTCAATTGCCTTGTAA